A single Pseudomonas brassicacearum DNA region contains:
- a CDS encoding outer membrane lipoprotein carrier protein LolA, which produces MKRLSARLLLCCLLLSCLAPLAQAFDLQQLSDQLARPEVIHGQFIQEKHLRALPQPLTSKGRFVLAKNHGLLWLLQTPLQQDYRITPQGIARRDGSTWQMLPNKSAGAEQNRLFLAVLQGDSTGLQRDFELSLSGEPQRWKLTLTPRSVLLKQVFNQINIDGGELVQRIELLETQGDSTVLRMQDATGAQPLSEAEQHDFAE; this is translated from the coding sequence ATGAAGCGCCTGTCTGCCCGGCTGTTGCTGTGCTGCCTGTTGCTAAGCTGCCTGGCGCCCCTGGCCCAGGCGTTCGACTTGCAACAGCTGAGCGACCAACTGGCCCGCCCGGAGGTGATCCACGGGCAGTTCATCCAGGAAAAACACCTGCGCGCCCTGCCCCAGCCCCTCACCAGCAAGGGGCGCTTCGTGCTGGCGAAAAACCACGGCCTGCTGTGGCTGCTGCAAACCCCGCTGCAACAGGATTACCGCATCACCCCTCAAGGCATCGCCCGACGAGACGGTAGCACCTGGCAGATGCTGCCGAACAAGAGCGCCGGCGCCGAGCAGAACCGATTGTTCCTGGCAGTGTTGCAGGGTGACAGCACAGGCCTGCAGCGGGATTTCGAACTGAGCCTGTCGGGCGAGCCGCAACGATGGAAGCTCACCCTGACCCCGCGCTCGGTGCTGCTCAAACAGGTTTTCAATCAAATCAACATCGACGGCGGCGAACTGGTGCAGCGCATCGAACTGCTGGAAACCCAGGGCGACAGCACCGTGCTGCGCATGCAGGACGCTACCGGCGCGCAACCTTTGAGCGAAGCGGAGCAACATGATTTTGCCGAGTGA
- a CDS encoding acyl-CoA thioesterase gives MRNQGVLHVDTQIVVPFFDVDSMNVVWHGHYVKYLEVARCALLDLIGHNYNDMLESGHAWPIIDLQLRYVRSAVFGQALTVRASLVEWENRLKINYLISDAATGDRLTRASSVQVAVDLASREMLLASPRVFVEAVERKLP, from the coding sequence ATGCGTAACCAAGGTGTCTTGCACGTCGACACGCAGATCGTGGTGCCGTTTTTCGATGTCGATTCGATGAACGTGGTCTGGCACGGCCACTACGTCAAATACCTGGAAGTGGCCCGCTGCGCCTTGCTCGACCTGATTGGCCACAACTACAACGACATGCTCGAATCCGGCCACGCATGGCCGATCATCGACCTGCAACTGCGCTACGTGCGCAGCGCCGTGTTCGGCCAGGCCCTGACCGTACGCGCCAGCCTGGTGGAGTGGGAAAACCGGCTGAAGATCAACTACCTGATCAGCGACGCGGCTACCGGTGACCGCTTGACCCGTGCCAGTTCCGTGCAAGTGGCCGTGGACCTCGCCAGTCGCGAAATGCTGCTGGCCTCGCCCCGGGTGTTTGTCGAAGCCGTGGAAAGGAAACTGCCATGA
- a CDS encoding HAL/PAL/TAL family ammonia-lyase, producing MTMPTPEPVTFGERPLRIEDVLALANHQAPTRLQHDPAFRQRIAKGAQFLDSLLDKEGVIYGVTTGYGDSCVVAVPLHHVEALPRHLYTFHGCGLGKLLDAQATRAVLAARLQSLCHGVSGVRVELLERLQAFLEHDILPLIPEEGSVGASGDLTPLSYVAATLSGEREVMFRGERRLAADVHRELGWTPLVLRPKEALALMNGTAVMTGLACLAFARADYLLQLATRITALNVVALQGNPEHFDERLFAAKPHPGQMQVAAWLRKDLAIDAPTAPLHRLQDRYSLRCAPHVLGVLADSLGWLRAFIETELNSANDNPIIDAEAERVLHGGHFYGGHIAFAMDSLKNLVANVADLLDRQLALLVDERYNHGLPSNLSGASAERAMLNHGFKAVQIGTSAWTAEALKNTMPASVFSRSTECHNQDKVSMGTIAARDAIRVLELTEQVAAATLLAANQGVWLRSRAEDARPLPPALAAMHQQLTEDFPPVIEDRALEGELRLCLQRIAEQHWRLHA from the coding sequence ATGACGATGCCCACTCCTGAGCCGGTAACCTTCGGCGAACGCCCCTTGCGCATCGAAGATGTGCTGGCCCTGGCCAACCACCAGGCACCGACCCGGTTGCAGCATGACCCGGCGTTCCGCCAACGCATTGCCAAGGGTGCGCAATTCCTCGATTCCCTGCTGGACAAGGAAGGCGTGATCTACGGCGTGACCACCGGTTACGGCGACTCCTGCGTGGTGGCCGTGCCGTTGCACCACGTCGAGGCCCTGCCGCGTCACCTGTACACGTTCCACGGCTGCGGCCTGGGCAAGCTGCTCGACGCCCAGGCCACCCGTGCGGTGCTGGCGGCGCGTTTGCAGTCGCTGTGCCACGGCGTGTCGGGGGTGCGGGTGGAACTGCTGGAACGCCTCCAGGCCTTTCTCGAACACGACATCCTGCCGCTGATCCCAGAGGAAGGTTCGGTGGGCGCCAGCGGCGACCTGACACCGCTGTCCTACGTCGCCGCCACGCTGTCCGGCGAACGGGAAGTGATGTTCCGTGGCGAACGGCGGTTGGCCGCTGATGTGCATCGCGAACTGGGCTGGACTCCGCTGGTGCTGCGACCCAAGGAGGCCCTGGCGCTGATGAACGGCACCGCCGTGATGACCGGCCTGGCCTGCCTGGCCTTCGCCCGCGCCGACTACCTGCTGCAACTGGCAACCCGCATCACCGCGCTGAACGTCGTCGCCCTGCAAGGCAACCCGGAACACTTCGACGAACGCCTGTTCGCCGCCAAGCCACACCCGGGGCAGATGCAAGTCGCCGCGTGGCTGCGCAAGGACCTGGCGATCGACGCCCCAACCGCGCCGCTGCATCGCCTGCAAGACCGCTATTCCCTGCGCTGCGCGCCCCATGTACTTGGGGTATTGGCCGACAGCCTGGGCTGGCTGCGCGCGTTCATCGAAACCGAACTCAACAGCGCCAACGACAACCCGATCATCGACGCCGAAGCCGAGCGCGTGCTCCACGGCGGGCATTTCTACGGCGGGCACATCGCCTTCGCCATGGACAGCCTGAAAAACCTGGTGGCCAACGTCGCCGACTTGCTGGATCGCCAGCTCGCACTGCTGGTGGACGAGCGCTACAACCATGGCCTGCCAAGCAACCTGTCCGGCGCCAGCGCCGAGCGGGCGATGCTCAACCATGGCTTCAAGGCCGTGCAGATCGGCACCAGTGCCTGGACCGCCGAAGCCCTGAAGAACACCATGCCGGCCAGCGTGTTCTCGCGTTCCACCGAGTGCCACAACCAGGACAAGGTGAGCATGGGCACCATCGCCGCCCGGGACGCGATCCGCGTGCTGGAGCTGACCGAACAAGTTGCCGCCGCCACCTTGCTGGCCGCCAACCAGGGCGTGTGGCTGCGCAGCCGTGCCGAAGACGCGCGCCCACTGCCGCCGGCCCTGGCCGCCATGCACCAGCAACTGACCGAGGATTTCCCCCCTGTGATCGAAGACCGCGCCCTGGAAGGCGAACTGCGCCTGTGCCTGCAACGCATCGCCGAGCAACACTGGAGGCTGCATGCGTAA
- a CDS encoding glycosyl transferase, which translates to MSLQEDKQHWADRQERGSFWLMKLTAVAAKVLGRRLLTPVLYGIVLYFFIFGRSARQAAWQYQQRLADWSARPELRPTRWRVFGQFMAFADSLLDKLDVWNGKLSIDQIEIVDTALLRNHLRDARGQMLVGAHLGNLEMCRALAELGEKVTMNVLVHTKHAEQFNRLLGEAGATHLRLIQVSELDPVIMLQLSERLERGEWLAIAGDRVPLHGGRSVTVDFMGHPAAFPQGPWLLAGLLKCPVNLLMCLKHEGRYRVTLEPFADAVVWKRNDREQVIAHWAGRYAECLAQYCLQAPQQWFNFYPFWKTDDDAHS; encoded by the coding sequence ATGAGCCTTCAGGAAGACAAGCAACATTGGGCCGACCGCCAGGAGCGCGGCAGTTTCTGGCTGATGAAACTCACTGCGGTCGCCGCCAAGGTGCTCGGTCGACGCTTGCTGACCCCGGTGCTGTACGGCATCGTCCTGTACTTCTTCATTTTCGGTCGCAGTGCCCGCCAGGCGGCCTGGCAATATCAGCAGCGCCTGGCCGACTGGAGCGCACGTCCCGAGCTGCGCCCGACCCGTTGGCGGGTATTCGGCCAGTTCATGGCCTTTGCCGATTCCCTGCTGGACAAGCTCGACGTCTGGAACGGCAAGCTGAGCATCGACCAGATCGAAATCGTCGACACGGCCCTGTTGCGCAATCATCTGCGCGATGCCCGCGGACAAATGCTGGTGGGGGCGCATCTGGGCAACCTGGAAATGTGCCGGGCCCTGGCCGAGCTGGGCGAGAAAGTCACCATGAACGTGCTGGTGCACACCAAGCACGCCGAGCAGTTCAACCGCTTGCTGGGCGAAGCCGGTGCCACGCACCTGCGGCTGATCCAGGTCAGCGAGCTGGACCCGGTGATCATGTTGCAGTTGAGCGAACGCCTGGAGCGCGGCGAGTGGCTGGCAATTGCCGGCGACCGCGTACCGCTGCACGGCGGGCGCAGCGTGACCGTGGACTTCATGGGCCACCCGGCCGCCTTTCCCCAGGGCCCCTGGCTGCTGGCCGGCCTGCTGAAATGCCCGGTCAACCTGTTGATGTGCCTCAAGCACGAGGGGCGCTATCGCGTCACCCTCGAACCCTTCGCCGATGCCGTGGTGTGGAAACGCAACGACCGCGAGCAAGTGATCGCCCACTGGGCCGGCCGCTACGCCGAGTGCCTGGCGCAATACTGCCTCCAGGCCCCCCAACAGTGGTTCAACTTTTACCCTTTCTGGAAGACCGATGACGATGCCCACTCCTGA
- a CDS encoding glycosyltransferase family 2 protein, protein MHNPCAVIPVYNHETAISAVVQALLANGLPCVLVDDASSPACAAVLERLAESDQVHLVRLAVNQGKGGAVMTGLREASRLGFSHALQVDADGQHDLGDVKAFIEQSRAHPDAVICGYPRYDASVPKGRLYARYLTHVMVWINSLSLQIRDSMCGFRVYPLAPTLALIDSANIGKRMDFDSDILVRLAWRNQPMHWLHTRVHYPQDGVSHFRLFHDNVLISSMHTRLFFGMLVRSPLILWRRWRA, encoded by the coding sequence ATGCATAACCCCTGCGCCGTCATCCCGGTCTACAACCACGAAACCGCCATCTCGGCCGTGGTCCAGGCGTTGCTCGCCAACGGCCTGCCCTGCGTGCTGGTGGATGACGCCAGCAGCCCGGCGTGCGCCGCCGTGCTGGAACGGTTGGCCGAGAGCGATCAGGTTCATCTGGTCAGGCTGGCCGTCAACCAGGGCAAGGGCGGCGCGGTAATGACCGGCCTGCGCGAGGCTTCGCGCCTGGGTTTCAGCCACGCCTTGCAGGTGGACGCCGACGGGCAGCACGATCTTGGCGACGTGAAAGCCTTCATCGAACAATCCCGTGCCCACCCGGACGCAGTGATTTGTGGTTATCCACGCTACGACGCCAGCGTGCCGAAAGGTCGCCTGTACGCGCGCTACCTGACCCACGTCATGGTCTGGATCAACAGCCTGTCCCTGCAAATCCGCGATTCCATGTGCGGCTTTCGGGTCTATCCCCTGGCACCGACCCTGGCGCTGATCGACTCGGCCAATATCGGCAAGCGCATGGATTTCGATTCGGACATCCTCGTGCGCCTGGCCTGGCGCAATCAGCCGATGCACTGGCTGCACACGCGGGTCCATTACCCTCAGGACGGGGTCTCGCACTTTCGCCTGTTCCACGACAACGTGCTAATTTCCAGCATGCACACCCGGTTGTTCTTCGGCATGCTCGTGCGTTCCCCCCTGATTCTCTGGCGACGGTGGCGGGCATGA
- a CDS encoding AMP-binding protein: MNWITLEQMLLKAQPERAVAVDPALNHSQLRDAALRLAAGLHARGVRHVAVHLEDAADLAVALLGAWRAGVRVLLPADLQAQTRQRWTADVDLWLTDQPGDTHPGDLQQAPMDAAELDLDHCWLSLCTSGSSGEPKRIEKTLRQLSNEVQALEHLWGADLGPACMIGSVATQHIYGLLFRVLWPLCAGRTFVRRQLAFPEDLQRASREQPDFAWVASPALLKRMGDNLDWPALSCVRRVFSSGGALPAEAAQSLQRRLEQWPTEIFGSSETGGIAWRQGGGLWEPFADVKLSQDSDGALLIASPYLPTGHVEHTADAARIAEDGRFELLGRLDRIVKLEEKRISLPMLEQALVTHDWVSEARLGVVQENRASLGALLVLSDAGLLALRNQGRRAVTEGLRRHLSEHCETLALPRRWRWLRQLPLNAQGKLPQAEVEALLMAPRPKAPEVLEHVETDGEWSLQLVVPPDLAYFSGHFPTAPVLPGVVQVDWALSLGRQLLDLPPRFVGMEVLKFQQLVRPGDEIQLHLRFDRERGKLYFAYRNDTAACSSGRIVLGENNA; the protein is encoded by the coding sequence ATGAATTGGATAACACTTGAGCAGATGCTGCTCAAGGCTCAGCCGGAACGCGCCGTTGCGGTCGATCCGGCGCTGAATCACTCGCAACTGCGGGACGCGGCGTTGCGCCTGGCGGCCGGCCTGCATGCCCGGGGCGTGCGGCATGTGGCAGTGCACCTGGAAGATGCCGCCGACCTGGCCGTCGCCCTGCTCGGAGCCTGGCGCGCCGGGGTCCGGGTCCTGCTTCCCGCCGACCTGCAAGCGCAGACACGCCAGCGCTGGACGGCGGACGTGGACCTGTGGCTGACCGACCAGCCCGGCGATACACACCCCGGCGACCTGCAACAGGCGCCGATGGACGCCGCCGAGCTGGACCTCGATCACTGCTGGCTGAGCCTGTGCACTTCCGGCTCCAGCGGCGAGCCCAAGCGCATCGAGAAAACCCTGCGCCAGTTGAGTAACGAGGTCCAGGCCCTGGAACACCTGTGGGGCGCCGACCTGGGCCCGGCCTGCATGATCGGCAGCGTTGCCACCCAGCACATCTACGGCCTGCTGTTCCGCGTGCTATGGCCGCTGTGCGCCGGGCGTACCTTCGTGCGGCGGCAATTGGCCTTCCCCGAAGACCTGCAACGCGCCAGCCGCGAACAGCCGGACTTCGCCTGGGTCGCCAGCCCGGCGCTGCTCAAGCGCATGGGCGACAACCTCGATTGGCCGGCCTTGAGCTGCGTGCGCCGGGTGTTCTCCTCTGGCGGCGCCTTGCCGGCCGAGGCTGCGCAAAGCTTGCAGCGGCGCCTGGAGCAATGGCCGACGGAAATTTTCGGCAGTTCGGAAACCGGCGGCATCGCCTGGCGCCAGGGAGGCGGATTGTGGGAACCCTTTGCCGACGTCAAGCTGAGCCAGGACAGCGACGGCGCCCTGCTGATCGCCTCGCCCTATCTGCCGACCGGGCATGTGGAACACACCGCCGACGCGGCGCGAATCGCCGAAGATGGCCGCTTTGAACTGCTCGGGCGACTGGACCGTATCGTCAAGCTCGAAGAAAAACGTATCTCCCTGCCGATGCTGGAACAAGCGCTGGTGACCCACGACTGGGTCAGCGAAGCGCGGCTGGGGGTGGTGCAAGAGAATCGCGCCTCCCTCGGCGCGCTGTTGGTGCTGAGCGACGCCGGCCTGCTTGCCTTGCGCAACCAGGGCCGACGCGCCGTCACCGAAGGCCTGCGCCGGCACCTGAGCGAACATTGCGAAACCCTCGCCCTGCCGCGGCGCTGGCGCTGGTTGCGGCAGTTGCCGCTCAACGCCCAGGGCAAGCTGCCCCAGGCCGAGGTCGAGGCGCTGCTGATGGCGCCGCGCCCCAAGGCCCCTGAGGTATTGGAGCACGTCGAAACCGACGGTGAGTGGAGCCTGCAATTGGTCGTGCCGCCAGACCTGGCGTACTTCAGCGGCCACTTCCCCACCGCGCCGGTACTGCCGGGCGTGGTGCAGGTCGACTGGGCCTTGAGCCTGGGCCGGCAACTGCTGGACCTGCCGCCCCGGTTCGTCGGCATGGAAGTGCTGAAATTCCAGCAACTGGTGCGCCCCGGCGATGAAATCCAACTGCACCTGCGCTTCGACCGCGAGCGCGGCAAGCTGTACTTCGCCTACCGCAATGACACGGCGGCCTGCTCCAGTGGGCGGATTGTGTTGGGGGAAAACAATGCCTAG